The following DNA comes from Candidatus Krumholzibacteriota bacterium.
TGCCCAGGAGCAGACCCAGCTTGACACGCTTGTGGCGCAGGCGGCCCGTGTCAAGGACCCCGCCCTTTCCGCGGACACTCCCGCAGAGCTGCTCCTCTTCGGCGTGAGCGCGCCGTACTGGATCGACCTGCAAGACTACGATCCTGTCGAGACAGCAAGCGAGCTCGATATGCCGATGCTGATCCTTCAGGGTGAGCGGGATTACCAGGTCACGATGGAAGATCTCGCGAGATGGCAAAGCCTGCTTCCTTCACCCCGCATCGAGTGCAAGTCATACCCGCGCCTGAACCATCTGTTCATTACCGGCGAAGGCAGATCGGTCCCCGCCGAGTATGGAACGGCGGGCCATGTGGCAGTGGAGGTCATAGACGATATTGCCGGCTGGTGCGATCGGCACTGAATAAAGAAAACTGTTGTCTTGGGATCCACTGGGGAAGAAAAAAGGAAGCCGGGAATCCGGCTTCCTTTTTTTATTTTCTTAACCGGTATGCCGCCCTATCCTCGGTAACCGGTACTGATCAGGTCAGGTTTTAGTAGCCGCCTCTGCCGAAGCCGCCGCCTCTGCCGCCGCCACCGCCGCCACGGTTATCCGTGCGGGGTTTTGCCTTGTTGACCTTGAGAGTGCGGTCCTGCAGCTCTTTGTCATTCATTGCATCGATGGCAGCCTGTGCCTCGGTATCATTCGACATCTCGACGAAACCGAATCCCTTCGATCTGCCGGTGTCCCTGTCAGTAATAACATTGACGCTGTCAACCGTGCCGTGCGCTTCAAAAGCGGTCCTGAGATCGCTTTCGCTTGTATCAAATGACATGTTTCCTACATAAATCTTCATTACAGCCTCCTCTAAGGGCGTAGACGAAAAATAAATCAAACAGATATTTTCCGGAAAATTAAGAAGTCCCTAAAGAGAAGATCAACAGGATAGGTCTCGTTTATCGTTCTTTTCGGTCAGCATCCGAATTCATCCGTTTCGCCGACAATATACTATAAATTATTTGAAAAGCAAGAAAAATATCAAGTTTTTCGCAAAATATCAAAAAAACAGGATTTCGGGTTAATATCCATGATCGGGCTGTTTTGTCTTTCAACGACCGGGCAAATGGTCATATTCTTTCGAAGGATATTCATGCCCACCCTCTACCGACAGGAGTCAGTATTGGATAGATCTGTTCAG
Coding sequences within:
- a CDS encoding RNA-binding protein, producing the protein MKIYVGNMSFDTSESDLRTAFEAHGTVDSVNVITDRDTGRSKGFGFVEMSNDTEAQAAIDAMNDKELQDRTLKVNKAKPRTDNRGGGGGGRGGGFGRGGY